One genomic segment of Streptomyces sp. TLI_146 includes these proteins:
- a CDS encoding FxsB family cyclophane-forming radical SAM/SPASM peptide maturase, translating to MDRSPPVVSQVVLKMHSRCDLACDHCYVYEHADTSWRGRPRAVSHETLTATAAGIAAHARAHRLPAVHVVLHGGEPLLAGPALLRRAAEELGRALRGVSALDLRIHTNGVLLDEEFCELFRELGIRVGISLDGDKAANDRHRRYADGRSSHARVLDAVALLGRPRYRELFAGLLCTIDLANDPVAVYDALAALHPPRIDFLLPHATWDHPPPRPTGSPTPYADWLDVVYRRWDGQGRPVPVRLFESVQRTLRGGSSLTESLGLAPADLVVVETDGTFEQADSLKTSYDGAPATGMNVFEHSLDDVLTHPGMLARQKGIEALCAQCTSCPVVASCGGGLYAHRYRTGTGFDNPSVFCPDLMALIMNIRTHESLPERPAHARAGEPVRPEAEQALEPADFEELAAGFGGADTVARLALAQLDLNRGLLAAVGGRADPSDRRAAAAWELLLDLDTAAPHALETALAHPYFRPWALGVLGGREPGTLAGGLAELAASAALRARRADTVVVPLREGTLRLPGIGRALLPGGAEEAELTAQAYGFTVRAGGRRIEMGWGEGLDGRTPHWQPVRLFEASGWTVALEDTDPLRDRYPWPADERLPASGARAWADALAGAWSLIQRHLPAYAPGIAAGLRSITPLRPRAGSDTSATCRDAFGAVGAARPAAPALLALLIVHEFQHVKLGAVLDSCDLYDPEDTGRYYAPWRDDPRPLGALLQGAYAHLAVTDFWRVRRSTADTPAARGRAEAEFARWRRQTTEAIDTLARCGALTGPGKRFVAGMGETASAWREERVAPEALAAAADSARRHRDAWRARNAPRG from the coding sequence GTGGACCGGTCGCCTCCGGTGGTGTCGCAGGTCGTACTGAAGATGCACAGCCGCTGCGACCTGGCGTGTGACCACTGCTATGTGTACGAACACGCCGACACCAGCTGGCGCGGCCGGCCCAGGGCGGTCTCGCACGAGACCCTGACCGCCACCGCGGCCGGGATCGCCGCCCACGCCCGGGCCCACCGGCTGCCCGCCGTCCATGTGGTGCTGCACGGCGGCGAGCCGCTGCTCGCCGGGCCCGCCCTCCTCAGACGCGCCGCCGAGGAGCTGGGGCGCGCCCTGCGCGGCGTCAGCGCCCTCGATCTGCGCATCCACACCAACGGGGTACTGCTCGACGAGGAGTTCTGTGAGCTCTTCCGCGAACTCGGCATCCGCGTCGGCATCTCGCTCGACGGCGACAAGGCCGCCAACGACCGCCACCGCCGCTACGCCGACGGCCGCAGCAGCCACGCCCGGGTCCTCGACGCGGTCGCCCTGCTCGGCCGCCCCCGCTACCGGGAGCTGTTCGCCGGGCTGCTGTGCACCATCGACCTGGCGAACGACCCGGTCGCGGTGTACGACGCGCTGGCCGCGCTGCACCCGCCGCGCATCGACTTCCTGCTCCCGCACGCCACCTGGGACCACCCGCCGCCGCGCCCCACGGGCTCGCCGACGCCGTACGCGGACTGGCTCGACGTCGTGTACCGGCGCTGGGACGGGCAGGGGCGCCCGGTCCCCGTACGGCTCTTCGAATCCGTGCAGCGCACCCTGCGCGGCGGCAGCAGCCTCACCGAATCCCTGGGGCTCGCCCCGGCCGATCTGGTGGTCGTCGAGACCGACGGCACCTTCGAGCAGGCCGACAGCCTCAAGACGTCCTACGACGGCGCCCCGGCCACCGGGATGAACGTCTTCGAGCACAGCCTCGACGACGTGCTCACCCACCCCGGGATGCTGGCCCGCCAGAAGGGCATCGAGGCGCTCTGCGCGCAGTGCACCTCCTGTCCCGTGGTCGCGTCCTGCGGCGGCGGCCTCTACGCCCACCGCTACCGGACCGGAACCGGCTTCGACAATCCGTCCGTGTTCTGCCCCGACCTGATGGCGCTGATCATGAACATCCGCACGCACGAGTCGCTCCCCGAGCGCCCGGCGCACGCCCGGGCCGGTGAGCCCGTCCGGCCCGAGGCCGAACAGGCCCTGGAACCGGCCGACTTCGAGGAGCTGGCCGCCGGATTCGGCGGCGCCGACACCGTGGCCCGCCTGGCGCTGGCCCAGCTCGACCTCAACCGCGGTCTGCTCGCCGCCGTCGGCGGCCGGGCCGACCCGTCGGACCGCCGGGCGGCCGCCGCCTGGGAGCTGCTGCTCGACCTGGACACGGCGGCCCCGCACGCCCTGGAGACGGCCCTCGCCCACCCCTACTTCCGGCCCTGGGCGCTCGGCGTCCTCGGCGGCCGTGAACCCGGCACGCTCGCGGGCGGTCTGGCCGAGCTCGCGGCGTCGGCGGCGCTGCGCGCCCGGCGCGCCGACACCGTCGTCGTACCGCTGCGCGAAGGCACCCTGCGGCTGCCCGGCATCGGCCGGGCCCTGCTGCCGGGCGGCGCCGAGGAGGCCGAACTGACCGCGCAGGCCTACGGGTTCACCGTAAGGGCGGGCGGCCGCAGGATCGAGATGGGATGGGGCGAGGGCCTGGACGGCCGCACCCCCCACTGGCAGCCGGTACGGCTCTTCGAGGCGAGCGGCTGGACCGTCGCCCTGGAGGACACCGACCCGCTGCGCGACCGCTATCCCTGGCCCGCCGACGAGCGGCTCCCGGCGTCCGGGGCGCGCGCCTGGGCCGACGCGCTCGCCGGGGCCTGGTCCCTGATCCAGCGTCATCTGCCCGCGTACGCACCGGGGATCGCCGCCGGGCTGCGGTCCATCACCCCGCTGAGGCCGCGGGCGGGCAGTGACACCAGCGCCACCTGCCGGGACGCCTTCGGAGCCGTGGGCGCCGCCCGCCCGGCCGCCCCCGCGCTGCTCGCCCTCCTGATCGTCCACGAGTTCCAGCACGTGAAGCTGGGCGCGGTGCTGGACAGCTGCGATCTGTACGACCCGGAGGACACCGGCCGCTACTACGCCCCCTGGCGCGACGACCCGCGACCGCTGGGCGCCCTGCTGCAAGGGGCGTACGCGCACCTGGCGGTCACCGACTTCTGGCGGGTGCGGCGCAGTACCGCGGACACGCCGGCGGCGCGCGGCCGGGCCGAGGCGGAGTTCGCGCGCTGGCGGCGGCAGACGACGGAGGCGATCGACACGCTCGCCCGCTGCGGCGCGCTCACCGGCCCGGGCAAGCGCTTCGTCGCCGGGATGGGGGAGACCGCATCGGCCTGGCGGGAGGAGCGGGTCGCACCCGAGGCGCTCGCCGCGGCCGCCGACTCCGCCCGGCGCCACCGGGACGCCTGGCGGGCCCGCAACGCGCCGCGCGGGTGA
- a CDS encoding helix-turn-helix domain-containing protein, whose amino-acid sequence MSDLDLLTHSLARNVKRWRTERGFTLDALASRAGVSRGMLIQIEQARTNPSVGTVVKIADALGVSITTLLDYESGPSVRIVPPDQAVRLWSTERGSSSTLLAGTEATGPLEMWRWRLMPGDGSSSDPHPTGTHELIHVTAGTLTLVVDGVEHPVPAGHSVSFEASTSHTYRNDGTEPVEMTMAISVPFER is encoded by the coding sequence GTGTCGGACCTCGATCTGCTGACCCACTCCCTGGCCCGCAACGTCAAGCGCTGGCGCACCGAGCGCGGCTTCACCCTGGACGCGCTCGCCTCCCGCGCCGGGGTCAGCCGCGGCATGCTCATCCAGATCGAGCAGGCCCGCACCAACCCCAGCGTCGGCACCGTGGTGAAGATCGCCGACGCCCTCGGCGTGAGCATCACGACCCTGCTCGACTACGAGAGCGGGCCCAGCGTGCGGATCGTGCCGCCGGACCAGGCCGTCCGCCTCTGGTCCACCGAGCGGGGCAGCTCCAGCACGCTGCTCGCGGGCACCGAGGCCACCGGCCCGCTGGAGATGTGGCGCTGGCGCCTGATGCCGGGCGACGGCAGCTCCTCCGACCCGCACCCGACGGGCACCCACGAGCTCATCCATGTCACCGCGGGCACCCTCACCCTCGTGGTGGACGGGGTCGAACACCCCGTCCCCGCGGGCCACTCGGTCTCCTTCGAGGCCAGTACGAGCCACACCTACCGCAACGACGGCACCGAGCCGGTGGAGATGACCATGGCGATCTCGGTCCCGTTCGAACGCTGA
- a CDS encoding DMT family transporter — protein MTAQTALFALATSLLWGLADFGGGLLTRRTPALTVVVVSQTIAVAVLGAVVVATGGWHEAGPQLWFAVAAGAVGPVAMLSFYKALALGPMGVVSPLGSLGVAVPVGVGLVLGERPGLLQLAGIAVAVVGILMAGGPEFRGAPVQRQAIALTLLAAFGFGAVMALIAESSTTVTGLFLALFVQRVTNVAVGGTALYVSVRRGGAALPEGGRAVVVAALPALAFVGLADVAANGTYAIAAQQGPVTVAAVLASLYPVITALAARGVLKERLRGVQAVGAGVALVGTLLLATG, from the coding sequence ATGACGGCACAGACGGCACTCTTCGCCCTGGCCACCAGCCTCCTGTGGGGGCTGGCCGACTTCGGCGGCGGGCTGCTCACCCGGCGCACGCCCGCGCTGACCGTGGTCGTCGTCTCGCAGACCATCGCCGTGGCCGTCCTCGGCGCGGTCGTCGTGGCGACCGGCGGGTGGCACGAGGCCGGGCCGCAGCTCTGGTTCGCGGTGGCGGCGGGCGCGGTCGGCCCGGTCGCGATGCTCAGCTTCTACAAGGCGCTGGCGCTCGGCCCGATGGGCGTGGTCTCCCCGCTCGGCTCGCTCGGCGTGGCCGTGCCGGTCGGCGTCGGCCTGGTCCTCGGCGAACGGCCGGGGCTGCTCCAGCTCGCCGGGATCGCCGTGGCGGTGGTCGGCATCCTCATGGCGGGCGGCCCGGAGTTCCGGGGCGCGCCGGTCCAGCGGCAGGCGATCGCGCTCACGCTGCTCGCCGCCTTCGGGTTCGGCGCGGTGATGGCGCTGATCGCCGAGTCCTCGACCACGGTCACCGGTCTGTTCCTCGCGCTGTTCGTGCAGCGCGTCACCAATGTCGCGGTCGGCGGGACGGCGCTGTACGTGTCCGTGAGGCGCGGCGGCGCGGCGCTGCCGGAGGGCGGCCGGGCCGTCGTCGTGGCCGCGCTGCCCGCGCTCGCCTTCGTGGGGCTGGCCGATGTGGCCGCGAACGGTACGTACGCGATCGCCGCGCAGCAGGGGCCGGTCACCGTCGCGGCCGTGCTCGCGTCTCTGTACCCGGTGATCACCGCGCTCGCCGCGCGGGGTGTGCTCAAGGAACGGCTGCGCGGAGTGCAGGCCGTAGGGGCGGGGGTCGCGCTGGTGGGGACGTTGCTGCTGGCGACGGGTTGA
- a CDS encoding DapH/DapD/GlmU-related protein → MPKNRNTFSSLTAWRRRLAAGAVQRGWQWVQQAGAITAEHPGRLRFRRIGSGTRLAFPQGTVFGEAWIELGDHCIIGEQVTLTAGMMPGLDLGAEPILTLGDGVVLGRGSHVIADTTVTIGSNTYCGPYVYITSTNHSYDDPHQPVGKQWPRMEPVEIGPGCWLGTGAVVLPGARLGRNVVVAAGAVVRGEVPDHAVVAGAPARVVRTWDRENGWQPPLRTPAPVPIPEGVTPEQLLAVAELAADEV, encoded by the coding sequence GTGCCGAAGAACAGAAACACGTTCTCATCGCTGACCGCCTGGCGGCGCCGGCTGGCCGCGGGCGCGGTCCAGCGCGGCTGGCAGTGGGTGCAGCAGGCGGGGGCGATCACCGCCGAGCACCCCGGGCGGCTGCGGTTCCGCCGGATCGGCTCCGGCACCCGGCTCGCGTTCCCGCAGGGCACGGTCTTCGGCGAGGCCTGGATCGAGCTGGGCGACCACTGCATCATCGGCGAGCAGGTCACCCTGACGGCCGGGATGATGCCGGGCCTCGACCTCGGCGCCGAGCCGATCCTCACCCTCGGGGACGGCGTGGTGCTCGGCCGGGGCAGCCACGTCATCGCGGACACGACGGTGACCATCGGCTCGAACACGTACTGCGGCCCGTACGTCTACATCACCTCCACCAACCACAGCTACGACGACCCCCACCAGCCGGTCGGCAAGCAGTGGCCCCGGATGGAGCCGGTGGAGATCGGGCCGGGCTGCTGGCTCGGCACCGGCGCGGTCGTCCTGCCCGGCGCCCGGCTCGGCCGCAACGTGGTGGTCGCGGCGGGCGCGGTGGTCCGGGGCGAGGTGCCCGACCACGCGGTGGTGGCCGGGGCGCCCGCGAGGGTCGTACGGACCTGGGACCGCGAGAACGGCTGGCAGCCGCCCCTGCGCACACCGGCCCCGGTGCCGATCCCCGAGGGCGTGACGCCGGAACAGCTGCTGGCGGTGGCGGAGTTGGCGGCGGACGAGGTGTGA
- a CDS encoding gamma carbonic anhydrase family protein has protein sequence MAEQALVVAVGGKKPQVDPAAFTAPTSVVLGEVTLAAGASVWYHTVLRADCGPIVLGADSNIQDNCTVHVDPGFPVTVGERVSVGHNAVLHGCTVEDDVLIGMGATVLNGAVIGAGSLVAAQALVPQGMVVPPGSLVAGVPAKVRRELSDEEREGIKVNALMYLGLAKDHREAHRG, from the coding sequence ATGGCAGAGCAGGCGTTGGTCGTGGCGGTGGGCGGGAAGAAGCCGCAGGTCGATCCGGCGGCGTTCACCGCGCCGACGTCCGTGGTGCTCGGCGAGGTGACCCTGGCCGCCGGGGCGAGCGTCTGGTACCACACGGTGCTGCGGGCCGACTGCGGCCCGATCGTGCTCGGCGCCGACAGCAACATCCAGGACAACTGCACGGTCCATGTCGACCCCGGCTTCCCGGTGACGGTCGGCGAGCGCGTCTCGGTCGGGCACAACGCCGTGCTGCACGGCTGCACGGTCGAGGACGACGTGCTCATCGGCATGGGGGCGACCGTCCTCAACGGGGCCGTGATCGGCGCCGGTTCGCTGGTCGCCGCGCAGGCGCTGGTGCCGCAGGGGATGGTCGTACCGCCCGGCTCGCTCGTCGCGGGTGTGCCCGCCAAGGTCAGGCGCGAGCTCAGCGACGAGGAGCGCGAGGGCATCAAGGTCAACGCGCTGATGTACCTGGGCCTGGCGAAGGACCATCGAGAGGCGCACCGGGGCTGA
- a CDS encoding Immediate-early protein 2, whose amino-acid sequence MALFRIDRRTQAGPDEVWRRLTDWSRHSGSVPLTRIAVTTAPPTAVGTVFVARTGIGRLAFEDPMEVMEWEPPERGRPGRCRMEKRGRLVTGWAEIEVRPGPEGAGALLVWREDLRVRGLPRALDPVVSRVGRYVFGRALTVLLGG is encoded by the coding sequence ATGGCACTCTTCCGGATCGACCGGCGTACGCAGGCGGGCCCCGACGAGGTCTGGCGGCGGCTCACCGACTGGAGCCGCCACTCGGGAAGCGTCCCGCTGACGCGGATCGCCGTCACCACTGCCCCGCCCACCGCCGTCGGCACGGTCTTCGTGGCCCGTACGGGCATCGGGCGCCTCGCGTTCGAGGACCCGATGGAGGTCATGGAGTGGGAGCCGCCCGAGCGGGGGCGGCCGGGGCGCTGCCGGATGGAGAAGCGCGGGCGGCTGGTCACCGGGTGGGCCGAGATCGAGGTGCGCCCCGGTCCCGAGGGGGCCGGGGCGCTGCTCGTGTGGCGGGAGGACCTGCGGGTGCGGGGGCTGCCGCGCGCCCTGGACCCGGTGGTGTCGCGTGTGGGCCGGTATGTGTTCGGCCGCGCGCTCACGGTCCTGCTCGGCGGCTGA
- a CDS encoding DedA family protein, whose product MHIQEWLENIPAVSVYLLVGLVIGLESLGIPLPGEIVLVSSALLASQQGHINPVILGAAAVVGAVVGDSIGYAIGRKGGRGLLAWLGAKFPKHFSAGHVAMAEKSFQKWGMWAVFFGRFIALLRIFAGPLAGVLHMPYWKFLIANVLGGICWAGGTTAAIYYIGVVAESWLKNFSYVGLGLAAVLGVVSMLVVKNRAKKASAEIESAPAENVPAVD is encoded by the coding sequence TTGCACATCCAGGAGTGGCTGGAGAACATCCCCGCCGTCAGTGTCTACCTCCTGGTGGGGCTGGTCATCGGCTTGGAGAGCCTCGGCATTCCGCTGCCGGGCGAGATCGTCCTCGTCAGCTCGGCGCTGCTGGCGTCCCAGCAGGGCCACATCAACCCGGTGATCCTCGGCGCCGCCGCCGTGGTGGGCGCGGTCGTCGGTGACTCGATCGGCTACGCGATCGGCCGCAAGGGCGGCAGGGGGCTGCTGGCCTGGCTCGGCGCCAAGTTCCCCAAGCACTTCAGCGCGGGCCATGTCGCCATGGCCGAGAAGTCCTTCCAGAAGTGGGGCATGTGGGCGGTCTTCTTCGGCCGTTTCATCGCGCTGCTGCGCATCTTCGCGGGCCCGCTGGCGGGCGTGCTGCACATGCCGTACTGGAAGTTCCTCATCGCCAACGTGCTCGGCGGCATCTGCTGGGCGGGCGGCACGACGGCCGCGATCTACTACATCGGCGTGGTCGCCGAGTCGTGGCTGAAGAACTTCTCGTACGTGGGTCTGGGCCTCGCGGCCGTCCTCGGCGTGGTCTCGATGCTGGTGGTCAAGAACCGCGCGAAGAAGGCGTCGGCCGAGATCGAGTCGGCCCCGGCCGAGAACGTGCCCGCCGTCGACTGA
- a CDS encoding carboxylesterase/lipase family protein yields the protein MSGGAIWARLAPRIRTARIRTARLAPRIRTALLLTAACAAALLTPVPAGALTPDATLVRTHSGLLTGETTDEGRQFLGIPYAEQPVGALRWTAPRPAAPWRGVRDATRFADRCVQGASWDPGYERATHTEDCLALNVYVPGHRRGALPVLVWLHGGGLTGGAGSDVVPDAFARSTGSVVVTVNYRLGALGFLALPGLDAEAWDGVSGNYGMLDQQAALRWVRSEIGAFGGDPGRVTVAGESAGGRSVCTQLASPTARGLFRAAVIQSGAYGDCAARTRAKAAADGAAFARRAGCAEQTTALACLRRKSAAELLAAQSGLDWGPVTGGAFLPEQPATAFATGRVARVPLLNGANEDEGRLFAFSRYPLAAADYPEAVAEHFGAARAPEVLAHYPLSAFPSATLAYATAIGDHLMACPALRLDRAAAARVPVYAYEFADRTSPPFASLRALHTDFGFGATHVNEVQYLFRHFGLDAPFDAAQRALARQMTAYWGSFLHGGPPRAAGQPAMPDGSGDGAPGRVLRLRTASAGGNAVVTTVARAHRCAFWDAADSA from the coding sequence GTGAGCGGCGGCGCGATATGGGCCCGGCTCGCGCCCCGGATCCGCACGGCCCGGATCCGCACGGCCCGGCTCGCGCCCCGGATCCGCACGGCCCTGCTGCTCACGGCCGCCTGCGCGGCCGCCCTGCTCACCCCCGTCCCGGCCGGGGCGCTCACCCCCGATGCCACCCTTGTACGTACGCACTCCGGTCTGCTCACAGGGGAAACGACCGACGAGGGGCGGCAGTTCCTGGGAATTCCCTACGCCGAGCAGCCGGTCGGCGCGCTGCGCTGGACGGCGCCGCGCCCGGCCGCGCCCTGGCGGGGCGTACGGGACGCGACCCGGTTCGCCGACCGCTGTGTCCAGGGCGCCAGTTGGGACCCCGGATACGAGCGGGCCACCCACACCGAGGACTGCCTCGCCCTCAATGTGTACGTGCCCGGGCACCGGCGAGGCGCGCTGCCCGTCCTCGTCTGGCTGCACGGGGGCGGACTCACCGGGGGCGCGGGCTCCGACGTCGTCCCGGACGCCTTCGCCCGGAGCACCGGCTCCGTCGTCGTCACCGTCAACTACCGCCTAGGCGCCCTCGGCTTCCTGGCCCTGCCCGGTCTGGACGCGGAGGCCTGGGACGGGGTCTCCGGCAACTACGGCATGCTCGACCAGCAGGCCGCGCTGCGCTGGGTGCGCTCCGAGATCGGCGCCTTCGGCGGCGACCCCGGCCGGGTCACCGTGGCCGGGGAGTCGGCGGGCGGCCGCTCGGTCTGCACCCAGCTCGCCTCGCCCACCGCGCGCGGCCTGTTCCGCGCGGCCGTGATCCAGAGCGGCGCGTACGGCGACTGCGCGGCCAGGACCCGCGCGAAGGCCGCGGCCGACGGCGCCGCCTTCGCCCGCCGGGCCGGGTGCGCCGAGCAGACCACCGCCCTCGCGTGTCTGCGCCGCAAGTCGGCGGCCGAGCTGCTCGCCGCGCAGTCCGGCCTCGACTGGGGGCCGGTCACCGGCGGCGCCTTCCTGCCCGAGCAGCCCGCCACCGCGTTCGCGACCGGCCGCGTAGCCCGGGTGCCCCTGCTCAACGGGGCCAACGAGGACGAGGGGCGGCTCTTCGCCTTCTCCCGCTATCCGCTCGCGGCGGCCGACTACCCCGAGGCGGTCGCCGAGCACTTCGGCGCCGCCCGCGCCCCCGAGGTCCTCGCGCACTACCCGCTGAGCGCCTTCCCCTCGGCCACGCTCGCCTACGCCACCGCCATCGGGGACCACCTGATGGCCTGCCCCGCGCTGCGGCTCGACCGGGCGGCGGCGGCCCGGGTTCCGGTCTACGCGTACGAGTTCGCCGACCGCACCTCGCCCCCGTTCGCCTCGCTGCGCGCCCTGCACACCGACTTCGGCTTCGGGGCGACGCATGTGAACGAGGTCCAGTACCTCTTCCGGCACTTCGGGCTCGACGCGCCCTTCGACGCCGCCCAGCGGGCGCTGGCCCGGCAGATGACCGCGTACTGGGGCTCCTTCCTGCACGGCGGACCGCCCCGGGCGGCCGGGCAGCCGGCGATGCCCGACGGGTCCGGCGACGGGGCCCCGGGCCGGGTGCTGCGGCTGCGCACGGCGTCGGCGGGCGGCAACGCCGTGGTCACCACGGTCGCCCGCGCGCACAGGTGCGCGTTCTGGGACGCCGCCGACTCGGCGTGA